A region from the Thermoplasmata archaeon genome encodes:
- a CDS encoding ABC transporter permease, with protein sequence MAGDISQIAVVAKNEMIKCVRGRKFMISLAIVLLVFLLITGLQLLIGTWDNMKDIGALIDVYIDSLPMIIVLVVALLSSIAIVSEFEERTALILFTRPVRRTSIFIGKLLACTIIEAMIILTYYILVIIVGMIKIGSVPIDFFTSFAFAALYAFAASGIAFIISSFFKKGSVCTVVSILLLIVIFPIISAMMTTDGGDNWFMMDQASDTIYTSIPEYVDRYNENIEQFDNVIQSAVDILKGFTDESLSKGIGWIAMQIFSPEFFLLDEKTQTLVIQSVFSGYSDAMDQYEQYFDPDYFALPDHTTQVSIMRVFTFLTMTADGNLSGMIRVLEMLSNMSALQPIEYPDLVKNALVLIVWAIVGYFIAWARFIKKEF encoded by the coding sequence ATGGCCGGAGACATTTCACAGATTGCCGTAGTGGCGAAGAACGAGATGATCAAATGCGTCCGCGGAAGGAAGTTCATGATCAGCCTCGCCATAGTGCTCCTAGTCTTCCTTCTGATAACTGGCCTCCAGCTACTTATCGGAACATGGGACAACATGAAGGACATCGGTGCACTTATCGACGTATACATCGACAGCCTGCCGATGATCATCGTGCTGGTGGTCGCTCTGCTCTCGTCGATTGCCATCGTATCTGAATTCGAGGAAAGGACCGCTCTGATCCTCTTCACAAGACCGGTCAGACGCACCTCCATCTTCATAGGAAAACTGCTGGCCTGCACCATCATCGAAGCGATGATAATCCTGACCTATTACATCCTGGTAATCATCGTGGGGATGATCAAGATAGGAAGCGTCCCTATCGATTTCTTCACATCCTTCGCGTTCGCTGCCCTGTATGCGTTCGCGGCTTCCGGTATCGCCTTCATCATCAGCTCCTTCTTCAAGAAGGGCAGTGTGTGCACGGTGGTCTCCATCCTTCTCCTAATCGTCATATTCCCCATCATATCAGCGATGATGACCACGGACGGCGGAGACAACTGGTTCATGATGGACCAGGCAAGCGACACCATATACACCAGCATCCCTGAATACGTAGACCGTTACAACGAGAACATTGAACAGTTCGATAACGTCATCCAGAGTGCCGTCGACATCCTGAAAGGATTCACCGATGAGAGCCTCAGCAAAGGAATAGGCTGGATAGCAATGCAGATATTCTCTCCGGAATTCTTCTTGCTGGACGAGAAGACGCAGACATTGGTCATACAATCGGTGTTCAGCGGATACAGCGATGCCATGGACCAGTATGAACAGTACTTCGATCCAGACTATTTCGCTCTGCCGGACCATACCACTCAGGTATCCATTATGAGGGTGTTCACATTCCTGACCATGACCGCAGATGGAAACCTGTCGGGAATGATCAGGGTCCTGGAGATGCTCAGCAACATGAGTGCACTGCAACCGATCGAGTATCCCGACCTGGTGAAGAACGCTCTGGTGCTGATCGTATGGGCAATCGTGGGATACTTCATAGCCTGGGCTAGATTCATCAAAAAGGAATTCTAA
- a CDS encoding ABC transporter ATP-binding protein, with product MTDNPIEIVNLRKEYGKFTAVNDLNLTIRKNSFTGLLGPNGAGKSTTLKILTHLINATSGEAYLNGVDVTKNPKKALTDVGTVIETPEFYSYLTPVETFKYVGELIGMRKEQIAAETEEILARVKMTEWGDKRLGTFSKGMRQRIALGQALLNDPSIIILDEPTSGLDPRGMAEIREVLKNLRNDSKNLTIVMSSHILPEVQDLCDRIAFINHGTLLKDDDISAFESNEGTRCLIAKIDGLPTDDMIGQIDSLEYVISAERLGNDIAITMDADTSLRAKLYRDLDKMDMNVYGLTEQDALEETYLDLIKESR from the coding sequence ATGACAGACAATCCCATCGAGATCGTGAACCTCAGGAAGGAGTACGGCAAATTCACTGCCGTAAACGACCTGAATCTGACGATCAGGAAAAACAGTTTCACCGGACTGCTGGGACCCAACGGTGCGGGAAAGAGTACTACGCTCAAGATCCTCACCCACTTGATAAACGCAACATCCGGCGAGGCATACCTGAATGGGGTGGACGTGACGAAGAATCCCAAGAAGGCTCTGACCGACGTGGGAACAGTCATCGAGACCCCGGAGTTCTACTCTTATCTCACACCTGTTGAGACTTTCAAGTACGTCGGGGAGCTCATAGGGATGAGGAAGGAGCAGATAGCCGCCGAAACTGAAGAGATCCTCGCTAGGGTGAAAATGACTGAATGGGGCGACAAGAGACTCGGGACATTCTCTAAGGGAATGAGGCAAAGGATAGCTTTGGGCCAGGCTCTGCTGAACGACCCGAGCATAATCATCCTAGACGAGCCCACCTCGGGACTCGATCCCAGAGGCATGGCGGAGATCAGAGAGGTCCTGAAGAACCTCAGGAACGACTCCAAGAACCTGACCATAGTGATGAGCTCGCACATCCTTCCGGAGGTCCAGGACCTATGCGACAGGATAGCGTTCATCAACCATGGAACGCTGCTCAAGGACGACGACATATCGGCGTTCGAATCGAACGAGGGAACGAGGTGCCTTATCGCAAAGATTGACGGCCTCCCGACAGACGACATGATCGGACAGATTGATTCGCTGGAGTATGTGATCTCGGCCGAGCGCCTCGGGAACGATATCGCGATCACGATGGATGCCGACACATCTCTGAGGGCAAAACTGTACAGAGATCTGGACAAGATGGACATGAACGTCTACGGACTGACCGAACAGGATGCGTTGGAAGAGACGTATCTTGATCTCATAAAGGAGTCGAGATAA
- a CDS encoding type II glyceraldehyde-3-phosphate dehydrogenase → MAKIRVGVNGFGTIGKRVATAVSAQDDMELVGVTKTRPSFEARSAIEKGYGLYVPADNVQAFKDAGIEVKGTIDDLLKSVDIVVDCTPGNVGEEYKAKYQAAGVKAIFQGGEDHALTGISFNSTANYSESWGAQLSRVVSCNTTGLLRTLNPLDKKFKIKNAFVTIVRRAADPGDTKNGPINGLEPSVKLPTHHGPDVQSIMPWLNINTMAVKASTTLMHLHTVVVQLGQEVTTEDVLEIFRNAPRVRLVKSKDGIKNTANIMELARELGRDRSDMYEIVVWEDGVKVVGNTLYYYQAVHQESDVIPENIDCIRSMCKMEQDAATSQAKTNKAMGISQ, encoded by the coding sequence ATGGCGAAGATCAGGGTCGGAGTCAACGGTTTTGGAACGATTGGAAAGAGAGTAGCTACAGCAGTATCGGCACAGGATGACATGGAGCTCGTGGGAGTCACGAAAACCAGGCCGTCATTCGAAGCTAGATCGGCAATCGAGAAGGGCTACGGGCTCTATGTTCCTGCAGACAATGTGCAAGCGTTCAAGGATGCAGGCATCGAAGTCAAGGGAACGATCGACGATCTGCTCAAGAGCGTCGACATCGTCGTAGACTGCACTCCCGGAAACGTCGGAGAGGAGTACAAGGCCAAATACCAGGCCGCAGGCGTGAAGGCCATCTTCCAGGGAGGAGAGGACCACGCACTCACGGGAATTTCGTTCAATTCCACCGCCAACTATTCGGAGTCATGGGGAGCACAGCTCTCCCGTGTCGTTTCATGTAACACGACCGGACTCCTGAGGACCCTGAATCCTTTGGATAAGAAGTTCAAGATCAAGAACGCCTTCGTCACCATCGTCAGGCGCGCTGCCGATCCTGGGGACACGAAGAACGGACCCATCAACGGATTGGAACCCTCTGTCAAGCTCCCCACCCACCATGGACCGGATGTGCAGAGCATCATGCCCTGGCTGAACATCAACACCATGGCAGTGAAGGCATCCACCACTCTCATGCACCTCCACACCGTTGTAGTACAGTTGGGCCAGGAGGTCACCACCGAGGATGTACTGGAGATCTTCAGGAACGCACCCCGTGTCAGACTCGTCAAGAGCAAGGACGGTATCAAGAACACTGCCAACATCATGGAGCTTGCAAGAGAGCTCGGCCGCGACAGGTCGGACATGTATGAGATCGTCGTATGGGAAGATGGCGTCAAGGTCGTCGGAAACACCCTGTACTACTATCAGGCCGTCCATCAGGAGTCCGATGTGATCCCTGAGAACATCGACTGCATCAGATCGATGTGCAAGATGGAGCAGGACGCAGCGACATCCCAGGCCAAGACCAACAAGGCAATGGGAATCTCTCAGTGA
- a CDS encoding phosphoglycerate kinase → MSKDFNTLEDFNYRDKTVLLRVDINCPLDKQTLKIVNDSRIRRVVPTIRELIGKRAKLVILAHQSRKDKWDFINLEQHADHLSKHLNIPVKYVDDVLGDKAVEAIKALEPGQVLLLGNVRAIDSETAKGDMNMHAEGEIVQKLAPLIDYYVCDAFGASHRSQCSLVGFSAKVPSASGRLMAKEMSALKAIFENPRRPSVFILGGAKFGDVSIMIDRVLGNNTADTVILTGLAGNAFLLARGVDIGEASSQILSEELTEENLQAAKDVMAKYGQRILLPVDVAVERDGKRVSVNIGDLPTKEPALDIGDATAEKFSKVIRSSRTSFMSGPAGMIEKPDFAIGTRELMTAMVDSGGQSVIGGGHTGGAAEKFDLADRFSYVSTGGGALETFLLGEPLPVIEALKYSRQKFGSEAQKL, encoded by the coding sequence ATGTCCAAGGATTTCAACACCCTCGAGGACTTCAATTACAGGGACAAGACCGTCCTCCTGAGGGTCGATATCAATTGTCCCCTCGACAAGCAGACCTTGAAGATCGTCAACGATTCAAGGATCAGAAGGGTCGTCCCGACAATCAGGGAACTGATCGGAAAGAGGGCAAAACTAGTCATACTGGCACATCAGAGCAGGAAGGATAAGTGGGATTTCATCAACCTCGAGCAGCATGCCGATCATCTTTCCAAGCATCTCAACATCCCTGTCAAGTACGTGGACGATGTCCTCGGCGACAAGGCTGTGGAGGCTATCAAGGCACTCGAGCCCGGACAGGTCCTGCTCCTTGGCAACGTAAGGGCGATCGACAGCGAGACGGCCAAAGGCGACATGAACATGCATGCAGAGGGCGAGATTGTACAGAAGCTCGCGCCGCTCATCGATTACTACGTCTGCGATGCGTTCGGAGCATCCCACAGGTCGCAATGCTCGCTGGTCGGATTCTCCGCCAAGGTACCTTCCGCATCCGGAAGGCTGATGGCTAAAGAGATGTCCGCACTCAAAGCCATCTTCGAGAATCCCCGCAGGCCATCCGTATTCATACTCGGAGGGGCCAAGTTCGGAGACGTGTCGATAATGATCGACCGCGTCCTCGGCAACAACACCGCAGATACGGTCATACTCACAGGTCTGGCCGGAAACGCATTCCTCCTCGCCAGAGGGGTGGACATAGGTGAGGCCAGCTCTCAGATCCTGTCGGAGGAACTCACAGAGGAGAACCTCCAGGCTGCAAAGGATGTCATGGCCAAGTACGGCCAGAGGATCCTTCTCCCAGTCGACGTGGCAGTCGAGAGGGACGGCAAGCGCGTATCCGTGAACATCGGCGACCTTCCCACTAAGGAACCCGCTCTGGACATCGGAGACGCCACCGCAGAGAAGTTCTCAAAGGTCATCAGGTCATCCAGGACAAGCTTCATGTCCGGTCCGGCTGGAATGATTGAGAAGCCCGATTTTGCCATAGGCACCCGCGAGCTGATGACCGCGATGGTCGACAGCGGAGGCCAGTCGGTCATCGGAGGCGGACACACCGGCGGAGCGGCAGAGAAGTTCGACCTCGCAGACAGGTTCTCATACGTCAGCACCGGAGGCGGTGCATTGGAGACTTTCTTGTTGGGAGAGCCTCTGCCTGTCATCGAGGCTTTGAAGTATTCAAGGCAGAAATTCGGTTCTGAGGCGCAAAAGCTTTAA
- the rdgB gene encoding RdgB/HAM1 family non-canonical purine NTP pyrophosphatase: MKLKVITSNPGKVAEYQKAFDELGIEMEHYRLPYDEVQTSDLEEVVNKGMDEIISKGVRNFIVDDTGLFIDSLKGFPGVWSAYAQKTIGNKGILKLMDGVEDRGAEFRCCIGCDIDGERIVVVGVCRGYITESEKGADGFGFDPIFSPDGKLTFAEMSIEDKNLISHRGNAVRLLIQQLNK, translated from the coding sequence ATGAAACTCAAGGTAATCACATCCAATCCTGGAAAGGTCGCCGAATACCAGAAGGCGTTCGATGAGCTGGGCATCGAGATGGAGCATTACAGGCTCCCATACGATGAGGTCCAGACCAGCGATCTTGAAGAAGTTGTAAACAAAGGGATGGATGAGATCATCTCCAAAGGTGTAAGGAACTTCATAGTGGACGATACAGGTCTTTTCATAGATTCTCTCAAGGGCTTCCCAGGCGTCTGGTCAGCATATGCTCAGAAGACCATAGGGAACAAAGGCATACTGAAACTCATGGACGGGGTTGAGGATCGCGGAGCAGAGTTCAGATGCTGCATCGGATGCGACATCGACGGCGAACGCATAGTGGTCGTCGGAGTGTGCCGCGGATACATTACAGAATCCGAGAAGGGGGCTGACGGATTCGGATTCGACCCCATATTCTCGCCGGACGGAAAACTCACATTCGCTGAGATGTCTATAGAGGACAAGAACCTGATCTCACACCGCGGAAATGCGGTCAGACTTCTGATTCAGCAGTTGAATAAGTAA
- a CDS encoding Kae1-associated serine/threonine protein kinase: MMLEKNVIHGAEASISFTEFLGREALVKTRPAKSYRLPEIDTHIRNVRTRNEARIMHDARAAGVRTPCIYDIDLNESSITMEYINGPSVKSVLDEESARADEICRKIGESIARLHSAGICHGDLTTSNMILEGDEVCFIDFSMGCANAELEDIGVDLRLLERAFSSAHVGLESSFDVLMKTYYDNVQNAKQVKKKLTDIKNRARYT; the protein is encoded by the coding sequence ATGATGCTCGAAAAAAACGTCATTCATGGAGCTGAGGCCTCTATATCCTTCACTGAGTTCCTCGGACGCGAAGCACTGGTGAAGACCAGACCAGCCAAGTCCTACAGGCTTCCGGAGATTGACACGCATATCAGGAACGTCAGGACACGCAACGAGGCTCGCATCATGCATGACGCAAGGGCTGCCGGGGTCAGGACGCCATGCATCTACGACATCGACCTCAATGAGAGCTCCATCACCATGGAGTACATCAACGGACCTTCGGTCAAGAGTGTCCTGGATGAGGAATCGGCGAGAGCGGATGAGATCTGCAGGAAGATCGGGGAATCCATCGCCAGACTGCATTCGGCGGGCATCTGCCACGGGGATCTGACCACTTCTAACATGATCCTGGAAGGCGATGAGGTCTGTTTCATCGACTTCTCTATGGGCTGCGCCAATGCAGAGCTCGAGGACATAGGGGTGGACCTAAGACTGCTGGAAAGAGCGTTCAGTTCCGCGCATGTAGGTCTGGAATCTTCCTTCGACGTTCTGATGAAGACCTATTACGACAACGTTCAGAATGCCAAACAGGTGAAGAAGAAACTCACCGACATCAAGAACAGGGCGAGATACACATGA
- a CDS encoding TIGR00266 family protein, with protein MKYTITGDNLQFVNVELNPGETLNSVAGAMAYMTGNMRMEAVMEGGFMSGLKRSLSGSSLFLVKYTPQNSTGIVGLGGKVPGKILDIDVGKGGWIVQKTGYLGAEPSVKLDMAFQKKIGAAFFGGEGFILQKLSGNGMAFVAACGDLNVVELKPGEQYKVSTANAVAWEDTVSYDISAAGGIKTSLFGGEGLFVTTLTGPGKIVIQSLTLQDLANALIPYLPSNNS; from the coding sequence ATGAAATATACTATCACAGGAGACAATCTCCAGTTCGTCAACGTGGAGCTCAATCCCGGAGAGACACTCAACTCGGTTGCCGGGGCCATGGCATACATGACAGGGAACATGAGGATGGAGGCAGTCATGGAGGGCGGCTTTATGTCCGGTCTCAAGCGCAGCCTGTCCGGATCGTCATTGTTCCTCGTCAAGTATACCCCTCAGAACAGCACTGGTATCGTTGGACTCGGAGGAAAGGTCCCCGGAAAGATCCTGGATATCGATGTTGGAAAGGGAGGCTGGATTGTACAGAAGACAGGATATCTGGGAGCAGAGCCCAGTGTCAAACTCGACATGGCATTCCAGAAGAAGATCGGAGCGGCATTCTTCGGAGGAGAAGGATTCATCCTTCAGAAGCTGTCCGGAAACGGAATGGCATTCGTAGCGGCATGCGGTGACCTGAACGTCGTCGAGCTGAAGCCCGGAGAGCAGTACAAGGTCTCCACGGCCAATGCGGTCGCTTGGGAGGACACAGTATCGTATGATATCTCTGCCGCGGGAGGAATCAAGACGTCTCTGTTCGGAGGAGAGGGACTTTTCGTTACCACTCTTACTGGACCCGGAAAGATAGTCATACAGTCGCTGACCTTACAGGATCTTGCGAACGCACTGATTCCGTACCTGCCGTCCAACAACAGCTGA
- the radB gene encoding DNA repair and recombination protein RadB: protein MERIPLGCSNFDSLLGGGIEKGSVTLIYGEAGAGKTNVCLQLARNVAINGDKVAYIDSEGLSSERLSQVFKGHEESIKNLLVFEVHSFSEQSDRIDKIEKLAATGTISMVIIDSLTMFYRFNYEDSYVRNDFIRQTEVLLNMARQYEIAIMLTSQVYSNITTGGVEFLGGHALHHNAKTIIRLDKRTEGRRAAVIMKHRSLPEGRSALYRITENGISDP from the coding sequence GTGGAAAGAATACCATTGGGATGCTCTAATTTCGATTCCCTTTTAGGAGGGGGTATCGAGAAGGGAAGCGTGACCCTGATTTACGGAGAGGCCGGTGCCGGTAAGACGAATGTATGTCTGCAGCTAGCCCGCAACGTCGCCATCAACGGTGACAAGGTGGCCTACATCGATTCCGAGGGCCTCTCATCCGAGCGTCTGAGTCAGGTATTCAAGGGGCATGAGGAGAGCATAAAGAATCTCCTGGTGTTCGAGGTGCACAGCTTCTCTGAGCAGTCAGACCGCATCGACAAGATAGAGAAACTTGCGGCAACGGGCACGATATCCATGGTCATAATCGATTCCCTCACGATGTTCTACCGTTTCAATTACGAGGACAGCTATGTTAGGAACGATTTCATCAGGCAGACCGAGGTCCTGTTGAACATGGCCCGTCAGTACGAGATCGCCATAATGCTGACGTCGCAGGTCTATTCCAATATAACCACGGGCGGTGTGGAATTCTTAGGAGGGCATGCTCTCCATCACAACGCAAAAACCATAATTCGTTTGGATAAGAGGACGGAAGGCAGACGCGCTGCCGTAATAATGAAGCACAGGAGCCTCCCCGAAGGGAGGTCTGCGCTTTACCGCATAACAGAGAACGGAATCTCCGATCCTTGA